The Spinacia oleracea cultivar Varoflay chromosome 2, BTI_SOV_V1, whole genome shotgun sequence DNA segment TTTTCGTGTTCTTTTGTTGTAGCATAACTTTTGTAGAATTTAACAACCATCAATTCCCACTTGGGATTTCTCcttttctttcgaatttcagcATCCAATTATCCATTTTTCGACATTTTCAGCTCCTTATTATTGCACCACTTTGGGATAgttcctccatttttttcaaGCTAGGGTTTTCTTTACCAAAGTTGGGTAACCCAAAATTCCTTTAATCTATCCATTTAAAGTCTGATTTTTAGGGGTTTATGGGTTACAATTTGTtgggattttttaaaatttttttggGGTTGGATGATCATTGCAGTAGCTTAACTTTTCTTGTTCTTGGAGCTATTGTTGTAGCATCAAATTCGTAGTTGAGTTGTAGTTTGTAATATACAGCGTTTGACTTGATTCAATTTGCAAAGTTGGTTAATGtgaattaatttcattttttcTGTTTGGATTAGGGATTAGAATACGTATTTTGCTGTATTCTTAATCTGTGTTGTTAGTTACTGGTGGCCTGGTGGGTGGgacttttgttgttgttgcttaggAGTAGTGTTTTGAGTAAAGGAAATTAGCCTTTGCTTGTATGGGTGGGCATGAGGGATGGCCACAACCGAGTGGGCTACATCCGAACGGACTGTTACCCAATGAATCCTATTCGGCTATTCGTGTTCTTGATTCAGAAGGATGGTCGAAAGCTGAGGAGAGAATTGCAGAGCTTATTGCCTGCATTCAGCCGAACCAGCCATCCGAAGAGAGACGAAATGCCGTTGCAGATTACGTGCAGCGGTTGATCACAAGATGCTTCCCTTGTCAGGTGAAGCTTCTCCCTATACAATGCTTGATTGCTTGCCATTTATTGCTAGTATTGTTATGGTAGTTCATGATTGTATATGTTTTGGCTTCTAGTGTTCTAATGCACCAATGCTATAAGAATTAGCCCTTTCTAATAGCAATTTCTGTTTCTTGGTTCATGTGCTTCTTTTTATAGTTATCAACATTTGGTTGTTCCAGTGTTTACTTCTTAGAGGACTTTCTTTGGTAAGGCTTCGTTCTTTTGACCTCAAGAACCGCTATATGAacatatttgaacttattatAGGAATTTGACAGAACTTATTAGAATTATGATAGTGAATTGAACTTTGGGTAGTCCTTACCTGAACTTGTTGGGACTTTTCTGAATTTGTGTTGCGTTAAAGTAATTATTTATGGTAAAAAGAACAAATCCATATCTACCAAAATCCGAACTTAATTGACAAGTTAGTTCATTATTAGCTTTTGCTTATTTTGGCTTGTTATTTTTGTGAACATGTCTAGCCACTACCTGCACCGTGCTTTGAGTTTCTCTTATGAGGCATAGTGGTGTGTCATGCTTACGAAAGGATCCTTTTTAGCTGCTCATTAAAAGCCTCAAAGGCTTCATCGTTGATTGTTTTGCAGCCCTTTTCTAGTAGCTGATGGAGATGTGCCTAATTTAGCTTTATCCTTATGATAAAGAAAGAAGATGCTTGTAGTGATGGGATAATGGGTCTTGTTTTCTGTTCACAAGTTATATCTGGTTTTCGCCTTCTGATACTTTAATCCCTTTATATCTATTGTTGCAGGTTTTCACTTTTGGGTCTGTTCCTTTGAAGACGTATTTGCCGGATGGGGACATTGACTTGACAGCATTTAGTAATAACCAGTCTCTTAAAGAGACGTGGGCTATTCAAGTGCGTGATATATTAGAAAGTGAAGAGAAGAATGAAAATGCTGAATTTCATGTGAAAGAGGTGCAGTATATTCAGGCAGAAGTGAGTCCTTcactcctttcatttgttcttgttgtattctcgtTTTCTTTTGCCTTTATTATGCAGTGAAACATTCTCAGGGTTATTATTAACTTTCTCTCGTCTCTTTCTTTAAATTTTTTGGGTTCTGCTGTGATTTTATGTAGATTAAGTAAAAAGTATCTTGACTCTGTGAAACTGCATCATGATGCCACTAAAAACTTGCAGTGGTTTCAACATTTATTAGTATATCTTCTATTGTCTCCGTTTATTTTAGCTATGCTAGGAGGACGGGTAAGCAGTAACTCATCTTGCAATGAGGTATCCTTCCAACTCCTCTAACGGTATGGAGCGTGTAATATTCTAGAATTTCCTGCTGGGGGGTGTGTGCCCATGTGGGTCTTAATTCAGTCTAATTGGCCTTAGGCTAGAAAGCCAGGGGCGAGGAAAAAAGTCAGGATATTGGGAGATGAATCGAAAGGTTTCTTCTCCATCCAGTAGGATCGGAGAATTTATGGAGGAAGTCGGGttttaaatttccagaaacCACACCACTTCTATTCTCGGAGCTGAGGTATATGAAGAATTTTTAGTCCCTTTTTTTATTATGAATTATAAACCTCCTTCTCTTCTACTTTTGAATGAAGTGTTTACTGAAACATATTTTTTATGTATTAGGGCTCCAAACCATACACAtggaaagaataaaaaaaacctAGATTTTAGATGCATTAATCACCTAAGAAGCATGCATACAAAATCATCTAAGAAGCTTGAAAACAAAATGTAACTTATTTTCTGTTTGCAACTCCGGAATGTTTATGGCGTTTAAGTGCGACCGAGTAAGTAGCTTTTTTTTGAGAGAAGTTTGAGTAAGTAGCTTGCTATTGGAGAACTTAGAAATCAATTTTCTTGCTTATTTTGGTGAAAACGTAGCATTTTTATTTCTCACTTCATAGGGGATATGGTCTTTGAATTGATTTAcctatctttttctttttcccttGCTAAGGCATAGGAGCATAGTTTTGCTCTTGTTTTTAGTATTTTAGCTGTGTTTTTGCCTTGATACTCTCTCTTAGGCTCTCTTCTCCTCTCTTGAAATTTCTGAACTCAACTATACTTTTTTTGTATGTTTCTAGTGAGTAAATTATCGAACTTTTCTGAATAATGTTTTTTTACAAACTTATCTTAAATGCATACACACATGTACTTTGGAGAAACAATGCATTTCAGTACAGCTGCTACTTGAAAGGGGGTGTTCTCTGTAATTAGGACTTCATCGTTACATTGCTAGTACAATTCAAATTACTTTTAGAGCTGATGCATATTTCAATGCATGTCTTTTCAGGTCAAATTAATAAAGTGTCTTGTGGAAAATATTGTTGTGGACATATCATTTGATCAGTTGGGTGGGTTATGCACCCTGTGTTTCCTTGAGGAGGTAATTTATTTCAATCCCATAATACTTCTACTTCTATTTTATGAGGAACTTTTCCGCTGATTGAATTGATATTTTTACTACAGGTTGACCATTTGATTAATCAGAACCACCTGTTTAAGCGTAGCATTATATTGATCAAAGCCTGGTGCTACTACGAGAGTCGCATATTAGGTGCTCATCATGGGCTTATTTCAACTTATGCCTTGGAGACCTTGGTTCTTTACATATTTCATGTTTTCAATAATACTTTCACGGGACCTTTAGAGGTGCTATGTTTAAACCTTGCTTTCGTGTGCTTTCTTGGATCCTATTCTCTCTTTAATGCCCACTGATGGCGTTTTCTTTCCAGGTTCTTTATAGGTTTTTGGAATTCTTTAGTAATTTTGATTGGGATAATTTTTGCGTCAGCTTATGGGGTCCTGTACCCATTAGCTCACTTCCTGATGTAACTGGTATGATTCCTACTTGCAGCTTATTTTTATCTTAAAATCTGAGTGTGCTTGTTATCTCTGATACCCTtataattgtaaatttgtagCGGAGCCTCCTCGCAAAGATAGTGGAGAATTGCTGTTAAGTAAATTGTTTCTTGATGCTTGTAGTTCTGTATATGCTGTCTTCCCTGAAGGCCAAGAAAATCAGGGGCAACCCTTTATATCGAAGCATTTCAATGTCATTGATCCTTTGCGTGTGAACAATAACCTCGGAAGAAGTGTCAGTAAAGGTATTTAATTCTTAACCATAGTATAAAGGGTTTAAAGCTTCCATTTGAAAGGTGTCGatcacaattttttttagagTCCGTGGAGTCTGTCTTTAGGTTTAGTGTTTCTGTCAACCTCTAGATGAACGGGATTTGTAATATCTTTTTTTCTTGGCATGGTTTAACTTGCTAGATAGTTTATGATGTAAGCTTGCACTTATTCATGGTTGAGACTTGGGAGTTACGGAGTACTATTTTCTTTATTAAGCTGTAGTCTGTCATTGTTTCAGAGATGAATTTCTGACGTATCAATCTACAAataatgaaaatatattttactGTGACTGGGAACGGTTTCAAAGGTGAGCTTCCCTTGGCTGATCCACTCATCTAGTCCATACAAGCCTATGATATTATAATTTGAGATGGGGAATTGACACCTAAAATCTAGAAAGATGAAGACTAAGTTTAAGTATCGTAAAATTCTACAGCATCACCTTTTTTCCACGTTTAGTTGTTGGTCATGTTGTTGACATGCTTATATTTCAGGTAACTTTTACAGAATTCGAAGTGCTTTTGCGTTTGGGGCAAAGAGGCTAGCCAGACTACTAGACTGTTCTGAAGAGAACATTGTTTTTGAGTTAAACCAGTTCTTTATGAACACATGGGAGAGGCATGGTAGCGGTGTCCGTCCTGATGCCCCTAGTAGTGACTTGTGGCCCTTGTTGAATAATCCAGATAATCGATCAAACAATCAAGATAATGCCTCAAGTAGCAAGAATTCAAATAATAATGCATCTATTCGAGAAATTGTGACTGAGATGCCTCAGATTAATCGGCCTCTATCTTCTCAACTTGCTAGTTATCCCTTGGAAAGCACTTCCAAAAGCAATGGTGTTCTTGCCGTTTCTTGTGCACAGGGTCAGAAAGGTTCCGAGAATCCGAATGGCTCAAGGATAGCAGAGCAGGTTGAAAAAAGCAATTCTGCTCAGAGTGTACGAATCGATAGAAATAAAAAAAGCATGAAACCTGATAACTTGCTCAATGAAGTACAGGGGAAGTATCTTTTTGCCCGGACACGGTCAAGTCCTGAACTCACTGATGCATATTATGACGTCTCTTCTTCAAGAGGGAGGCGTAGTAAACCTACTGAAAGTGGGAGATGTCAGGTTGCTTCGTCAAAGATGGATAGCAATCGAAGGAAAAACACAGCTTCTGAAATCGTGTCAACTCAAAGTACTTTATCCTCATCAGACGATCTCTTACCTGGGAGGCCCAATTCATCTCATCATGTTATAGATGTTGCTGCTGATTCAATCAGTAATTCAAATAGCTATGTTGATGAGTCTGGAACTGGCATTGTTAGTGAGGATAACTCTTCCATAGTGGGAGCACAAGGGATGCATCAAGAGGAGCAAGATCTTGTAAATATGATGGCGTCCTCCTCTTTACATAATTTTGGTGGACAGGTACCTATGCCACTGAATTTGGCATCGAGTCATAATTTTGGTGGACAGGTACCTATACCAATACCCCAATCAGTGCTTGCTTCTATGGGATATGGTCAGAGAGGCATGGCTGGGATGTTCCCTGCTAATATTCCCTTGATTAATCCTCACTGGGCTGCAAACCTGCAGTTTCAGCAAGGTTTGATTTCATCTCCGTTAACTCGATATTTCCCAGGAGTTGGGTTGCCTACAAATTCTGAGGATTTAATTGAACAAGCTGATGAAAGTTTTGGTTCTGTGGATATTGCTCGACAAAGTGCTGATACTGATTATTGGCATGAGCGAGATGTGACTTCGAGTGGAAGGTTTGTCCAAGATGATGGAAGTTTAGAGACGCTCCATGCAGATGACAGACAGCCTTCAACTTCTGGTAATTCCAGCTTTGTTCCCTCGTCTCGTATAGCTAGTTCTGGCAGTACATTTAAAGTACAGCCACAAATGATCAAGGAGCTTCGAACATCAATGAAAGATGATTATGTGGAAAAATTCCAGCGCCAAGATAACCGAGAAAATGAAGTTTACTCAGTTGATAGAGTTTCGAGTGCTAGGTTCTCTTCTGCTTCTCAGGCTGGTTCCGCGAAGACATCATCTGAGAGTTCCTGGGACGGATCATCTGCAAGAGTGTCAAAGGCAGGCAGGGAAAAGCGAGGGAGGAAAACAGTTGCTTCAGCTGCAGTACCTTCTAATGTTCATGGAAAAGATAAAAGTATCTACGAAAATTCGACTGCTGAGTTAGATGATGAGACTAGAGATTGGAACATCGTGTCCACAAAAGGGATAGATATTGATGAAAGAAGAACAGCTTCTCAACATGCATCCACTCTGCATGCCCCTAGAAATCACTTGCCTGGTTTTGAAGCTGCACAAACGAGTGGATCTGATTCAGTCATGCCTATTGCTCCTATGCTTTTAGGTCCTGCCTCGCGGCAAATCACATTCTATCCCACTGGACCACCAGTACCTTTCTTTACAATGCTTCATTTCCCTCCCGAGGCTGGAAATTCTGATCCATCAAGTTATCCTCTGCACGCAGAGGTGGGCTCAGATAATGTTGATTCCGAGCCAAACACCGGTTTGTCTGCTGGGCCTGATGTTTTGAGTACCTATAATTCCACGAAGAGAACAATTGCAGCAGAGCCATCGATAGAACCAAAGTCAGATATTCTTAACAGCGACTTCGCTAGCCATTGGCAAAATCTGCAATTTGGACGGTTTTGCCAGAGCCCACGGTTTCCTGCACCAGTTGTTTGTCCCTCCCCTGTACCTCCTATGTACTTACAGGGTCGCTTTCCTTGGGATAATCCGGGAAGACCTCTTGCAGCTGACCCAAACCTTTTATCTCAGTTTATGAGTTATGGTCCTCACGTTGTGCCTGCTGCTCCTGTTCAGACAGTGTCCAGTGGACCCTCTAATGTCTACCAACACTATAATGATGAACTACCAAGATATCGAAGTGGAACTGGAACCTATCTACCGAATCCTGTAAGTGCATCTTGTTGAACTTCCTTTACGCAGGTGTCCCTTTTTTGAGTTCATGTTTTGCTGATTGGCTACTACTTATCTAGCTACTTTGACTTGCTTTACGTTTAGATATCATGAGACTGTTGTTTTCTCCAATAATGAAGAATGGTTGGATTATTTGTTTTGGAAGTAATCTAGATGCTTGAATTGTTGCATGTATGTAAATGTCCTTGATTAGAAAGTCTACTTGACTTGAGACTACTGTAGTGTCTGTAGTGCAAATTTGGTTGAAATGAAAAAGGGGGAAATGAAATTTCATGGGAAATGCTAGTTTTGTTGAATTGAAGAAAGATGGAGGAAGTTGGAATCCATAGGAAATAGTGTATCCACAAGCCCCTCCTTGGTCAGTCGAAATTCATGTAAATTCCAAGTTCCTCAATGCTAACCAAACATGTCGAGACCAAATCCTAGATGTTGCGCAAGGGAAGTAAATTCCCATGAAATGCAACTTTACTATAAAAATCTATTTCTCATGTAAACCAACAATCACTAATATTCTAAGAAAATGTGACGGAGTCGAGACTTGGAAGACCTAAAAATTGCCTTTTCCCCTCTCATAAACTCAAACTGCAATTCAATGTCCAAGTTCCTTATGTTTGGTGACTCTCCTACTTATATCAGCTTTTCTGACATACCTCATGCCATATTCCTTAAATCACTTCATTTTGATTGAGCCCCGAGTAGGTAATGCTCTTGAATACTGTCTTATGAAGACTCCCTATTAGTTATAACCTCTCTTTTGCCCACAAGACGAAGAAAATCTCCTCTTGTCTTTTACTTGGTTGTGATGATCTGATATATGTCCAACAAACATGTGGGCAGGAGAGGGGTTGATGGGTTGGATGGTTTGGCAGGATTCTTGAGAGACTTCTCTTGTTACTGTCTGTGTGTGTTGCTCGCATCATTTAGTTAAGACGACATTgttatgttcaccttattttcacttatttcaggtctaataagataatataagATAAAAACAAGGGCCAACAAAttcatataatataatataagggtcaataagttcaaatgacacctttttatatttccaataagataatataagataaaataaaataagataagttcagggccaaTAAGATGACATAagataatataaatgaaatttaggtgaaaagaacacaccctaagttagtactccctccgtcccttaattctcgcaccgttttccttttcgggctgtcccttaatacttgcaccgcttctataaatgaaattttttatcaatattatattatttctcacacttacctactaccccacctacacccctattctttacaaaaaattatttaaaaattcacatcctCCACTCCCCACTCCCCACCtgttacacatttcccactaacaatattaaaaaaataccgcactatcaactaacaccattaaattaataagtcaatttaaatgtcttaaactccgcaccggtgaCCGGTGCgattattaagggacggagggagtagtgttTATAAAGTGGTAATCAGTTGATGATCTTTTTTTATTCTAAAACATTCTATCTCTCCCCCTTTGCTTTTGTGTTTTGTGATGTAGCATCTTTCTTGTTAGCCTTTGTATGGTTGTCAAAATCGCGATTCGAATTTTAGAATTGTACGGTTCTACGTTTCCAAAATTCGCTACCGATTCAAATCTTGAATAGAATATTAAAATTGTAGGATCTTACGATTCTATTAAGACAAAAATTTGATGTGTTACAACCTTAGTTTTAAAAGGCGCGCCCCTAGGAGCATGTCTTGGCGCCTAGCCATTTTTCCCAGGCTCATGCACCCTCCAAAAGGGGCACACCTTTGCCCCAGGCTCACGGCGGAACATCTCATGGCCTTATAGTATTAACGCGctcgtaatattttttttttaaaaataaggcCAAAACCACATGATTTTATTGGCTCCCTAATAGTTATAATTTACTATATTAaaacaggagagagaaaatcctaaaattttccatttttttcCTTTGTCTCTTTCAGCTACAAGTGATGCAAACTCCTCCTTATTCTATTTTAGGGTGTGTTTTCttcaacttataggaccttatttaacttataaGAACCTATAGGATCTTGTTTAACCTTATAAgaccttatttaacttataggacttgaaaataaggtcctataaattGAAGAGAACAAGGCCTTAAAGTAACTGTTTTATGTAAGATGTGATGCAATTCTTTTGAGAATCTAAATGAATAGAGAATGACTAAAAAGTTACTTGAACCTTCCATAGTACCCTTTTTGTTTGTCTTTCCCCCTCTAAAAGGCTTTAGGTTTTGCTGGAATTACTATTTTACCTCTTTGTGAAAACAAGTaataatattttgatttttttccgGAAAATAAGTAccacaaatattttaaaaattgtGTGCCTTGCGTACGAAAAGCGCGCACATTGCGCTAGGCTCCAGGGACTGTTCAGCATTGGTGCGCCTCGCGCCTTTTAAAACTAAGGTTACAACCGGAATATGATTTTACGACTCTACAATCCAATGATTTGAGTCCAATAATGACAACTTATTACGATATGATCATGCTTACATGTTTTATTCACTAATCAGTTTCATATATTagtttaaattttaataattacAACTTTTAGAATAATGTAAACCAAGCAATCAAAGAATTTTAGTATATACTTCACTTTAACTTGATATACAATATAAATGATGAATTTTGTAGTACTTTAAGCTTCATTTATGAATGATTATAACAATTTCACAATGGTATTTCTATATTtaagggcatgcttggattgagggtaatgcatcaagggggtaataaaagtcaataTTACAAAAAAGGAGGGTAATTGGAGGTAATGATGAGGGGATGTAGTTGTGGCCGAGAGAGTAAGCTAGTGTTGGTAAgaataaaagaaaaggaaaggggGAATAGTTACCATCATTATGGGGATAATAGACTAATAGTTACCCTACCATTGTACTAGGGTGATTTCAACACCACGACTTCTCATCATAATACCACCACATCACCTtccttgcaaccacctcaattcaccttcattttttttttattaaggtggtttgacttttattacccctctAATCCATTACACCCAATCAAGCATGCCCTAagaaaatacggagtatatagatAGAATCTTGTGATTCTACCACTCAATTAAATTCAGAGTAGAATCACGATTCTAACAGCCTTGGAATCAACCGCATGCTTCTCAAGAATCTTGAGAAGACTTTGTTTTCTACTGGACCATGATGGTACTGTACTGTAGAATGAAGTATGTAAAATGTTCGGTCCTTTAGTTTGAGATGATGGTCCTATGACTAAAAGGATTATGTTGTACTGACAGTGTGCATATGTGCtgtatttttcatgaaatgtttTCTGCTTAGTGATAACAATCATCTTCGTTGTGTTCTCTATAGTCTTTGCTATTTTTATTCATAACTCGATAATTTCATTGTTACTTTTGGTATGCTTCAGAAGGCTTCTGTTAGAGATCGGCATTCTTCTGGAGCGAGAAGAAACAGTTACAACTATGATAGAAGTGATCAAGGTGACAGAGAAGGAAACTGGAATGCTGCAAAAGCAAAAGCTGCAGGGCGTAGTCACAACCGTAGCCAAGCCGAGAAGTCGAGGATTGATCGAGTGGCAGCCAGTGAGGGTCGGGCCGACAGACCTTGGTCTAACTACAGGCATGACCATATACCTTCGTATCAGGCTCAGAATGGCCCGTCAGGGCCTAACTCGTCCCAGAGCAGCTCAGTGAACGTGGGTTATGGGATGTACCAGTTTCCGGGCCTGAACCCGAGTGGGAATGGATCCAGGGTTGTGATGGTATATCCATATGATCACAACTCCGGGTATGTATCGCCCGGGGAGCAGCTTGAGTTTGGTTCTCTTGGTCCCATGAGTAGTAGTAGTGTTGGCACAAATGATGCATTGCAATCCATTGATGGAACTCGGTTGAGGAGAGCATTTGAGGATCAAAGATTTCATGGAACCTCTGCACAACAGTCTTCTTCGCCAGATCAACCATTGTCCCCTCACTTCCAAAGGTAATTTGAATTTCTCACTCCCATTTACTGGACCCCAACTCTTGTGTGTGGTTTTTGTCAATATAAATACAGCTTGTGAGTTGTGAATGTTGTGATTATAATCTTGGAGGAGAAAACATTTGATGTGTTTTACCATCTTATTATAACAGGAGGATTTGATTATTTTGCCAGATCATTGGCCCAAAGGAAGTACCAGCTGAAAGATGAAGAAGACTTTCCACCGTTGGTGTTCCAAAATCCAGGACAAGATGGTGGGAGGATCTGTAAACAACAGAAACACTCCCTTCATCACACTCTGATGTTTGCACAACAAGCATAGCAGGTTTTGGGGTTTTGTTGGCGAAGGGGTTTCCGCTGGCTTCTTCTGTACACGACCTGTTCCAGCTCCAAGAATGGAGGATTGTTGAAACAGTGAAAGATGacattaaatgttttaaaattCTCATTTTCCATTAAATGCGACAGGGGTGGTGAAAGGAGCATCGGATCGAGGCATTTGCCAGTTACAATTTTTTAGGGTCTGACACACTGTAACTTAGTCCAAACTAGCTTGTAGAAACTATAATCAGGGCTTTCCTAGCCCTGTCGAGCATCAGTTTTTCATTCTTACCTACTGTACTCCATTTGGGGGTTGCGAGGttcttgataaaaaaaaaaaaaaaaaaagagcacgTTCCATACTAATTTTCATGTAGTTCAATTTGATAAAAAACAGTGTAGCAAAATCATCCTCATAGTTTTAAAGAATAGTTAGAAGTTTTTGATATTTTCTGTGGTAAAAGTTCTCTCACCAACTTTTGTTGCTGATACAGAAATTAGGTTATGGTGTCATATCCAATTATCCATATAGTAGTATTTTTCTGATAGTATACATAatcgcaattttttttttttttttacttttatagttttatctGTGAAAAATACACATTTATTGTTTGGGTTCCTTGCAAAAAGAATACTCTGAGTTTAATGAAAATTCggctattattttttcttattctCCGCATTTAATGAAAATCCgactattattttttcttattctTCGAAATTTTACCAAATATCTCATCTTGTAACCTGATGAATTCGAAAACATTACCGTATGGTTCCCAAAACTTGATAAATTGtctcatttcaaaaaaaaaaaaatcaaaatatccTGTAACCTAAAAGTATCCAAAATTTCACGGGCAAGTTGAAAAACCCTTCATAAACCCCTTTCCTCCACCTCTAGATTCTCTCCATTTCCGGACCCCTTATCACCACCGGAAACCGGCAAACCCAGctaactctctctcctccacaacCCCTTTTGATGCCTTTAAGACCACCACCACTCCggtcctttctctctcctcttccggTATCACTTTACCCTCCTATGTCCCTTAATTCAATTCGGCAACCCTATTTTTCAATTCCCACTTTCCGTCGCATCTTTCCTTTAAAGCTCAAatatttagggttagggtttccaCAAACCCACAAATTTTCTACCAGCCCATTTCGACCCAGGTCCAGTTCTGGGCCCAAATACCCGCGCGACGTCGTTCCAAAGGCAGCCCCAGTGTCAAAAAGCTTA contains these protein-coding regions:
- the LOC110791252 gene encoding uncharacterized protein isoform X1; protein product: MGGHEGWPQPSGLHPNGLLPNESYSAIRVLDSEGWSKAEERIAELIACIQPNQPSEERRNAVADYVQRLITRCFPCQVFTFGSVPLKTYLPDGDIDLTAFSNNQSLKETWAIQVRDILESEEKNENAEFHVKEVQYIQAEVKLIKCLVENIVVDISFDQLGGLCTLCFLEEVDHLINQNHLFKRSIILIKAWCYYESRILGAHHGLISTYALETLVLYIFHVFNNTFTGPLEVLYRFLEFFSNFDWDNFCVSLWGPVPISSLPDVTAEPPRKDSGELLLSKLFLDACSSVYAVFPEGQENQGQPFISKHFNVIDPLRVNNNLGRSVSKGNFYRIRSAFAFGAKRLARLLDCSEENIVFELNQFFMNTWERHGSGVRPDAPSSDLWPLLNNPDNRSNNQDNASSSKNSNNNASIREIVTEMPQINRPLSSQLASYPLESTSKSNGVLAVSCAQGQKGSENPNGSRIAEQVEKSNSAQSVRIDRNKKSMKPDNLLNEVQGKYLFARTRSSPELTDAYYDVSSSRGRRSKPTESGRCQVASSKMDSNRRKNTASEIVSTQSTLSSSDDLLPGRPNSSHHVIDVAADSISNSNSYVDESGTGIVSEDNSSIVGAQGMHQEEQDLVNMMASSSLHNFGGQVPMPLNLASSHNFGGQVPIPIPQSVLASMGYGQRGMAGMFPANIPLINPHWAANLQFQQGLISSPLTRYFPGVGLPTNSEDLIEQADESFGSVDIARQSADTDYWHERDVTSSGRFVQDDGSLETLHADDRQPSTSGNSSFVPSSRIASSGSTFKVQPQMIKELRTSMKDDYVEKFQRQDNRENEVYSVDRVSSARFSSASQAGSAKTSSESSWDGSSARVSKAGREKRGRKTVASAAVPSNVHGKDKSIYENSTAELDDETRDWNIVSTKGIDIDERRTASQHASTLHAPRNHLPGFEAAQTSGSDSVMPIAPMLLGPASRQITFYPTGPPVPFFTMLHFPPEAGNSDPSSYPLHAEVGSDNVDSEPNTGLSAGPDVLSTYNSTKRTIAAEPSIEPKSDILNSDFASHWQNLQFGRFCQSPRFPAPVVCPSPVPPMYLQGRFPWDNPGRPLAADPNLLSQFMSYGPHVVPAAPVQTVSSGPSNVYQHYNDELPRYRSGTGTYLPNPKASVRDRHSSGARRNSYNYDRSDQGDREGNWNAAKAKAAGRSHNRSQAEKSRIDRVAASEGRADRPWSNYRHDHIPSYQAQNGPSGPNSSQSSSVNVGYGMYQFPGLNPSGNGSRVVMVYPYDHNSGYVSPGEQLEFGSLGPMSSSSVGTNDALQSIDGTRLRRAFEDQRFHGTSAQQSSSPDQPLSPHFQRSLAQRKYQLKDEEDFPPLVFQNPGQDGGRICKQQKHSLHHTLMFAQQA